A genomic stretch from Burkholderia pyrrocinia includes:
- a CDS encoding ABC transporter ATP-binding protein — MQSIPSSAAARQIQPAAAARTQNDAFVRIENVVKKFGDSTAVDNVNLTIAKNELFALLGSSGCGKSTLLRMLAGLETATSGKIFVDGEDLASLPPYRRPVNMMFQSYALFPHMTVESNVAFGLKQEGTPKNEIKERVADALALVQMSKYAKRKPHQLSGGQQQRVALARSLVKRPKLLLLDEPMSALDKKIRQKTQLELVNIIEKVDVTCVMVTHDQEEAMTMASRLAVMSEGRIVQIGSPGEVYEFPNSRFSAEFIGSTNLFEGRVVEDEPDHIFVESDDLEARMYVSHGVTGPLGMPVGISVRPERVHVSRDKPGSKHNWARGVVTDIAYMGSYSLYHVRLPSGKTVVSNLSSSHLMTDSAPSWNDDVFVSWSPASGVVLTQ, encoded by the coding sequence ATGCAATCGATACCCTCTTCCGCTGCTGCACGACAGATTCAACCGGCCGCCGCGGCCCGTACGCAAAACGACGCCTTCGTACGCATCGAAAACGTCGTGAAGAAATTCGGCGACAGCACGGCCGTCGACAACGTGAACCTGACGATCGCGAAGAACGAATTGTTCGCACTGCTCGGCAGCTCGGGCTGCGGCAAGTCGACGCTGCTGCGCATGCTCGCCGGGCTGGAAACGGCGACCTCCGGCAAGATCTTCGTCGACGGCGAAGACCTCGCGTCGCTGCCGCCGTACCGCCGCCCGGTGAACATGATGTTCCAGTCGTACGCGCTGTTCCCGCACATGACGGTCGAATCGAACGTCGCGTTCGGCCTGAAGCAGGAAGGCACGCCGAAGAACGAGATCAAGGAGCGCGTGGCCGACGCGCTCGCGCTCGTGCAGATGAGCAAGTACGCGAAGCGCAAGCCGCACCAGCTTTCCGGCGGCCAGCAGCAGCGCGTCGCGCTCGCGCGCTCGCTGGTCAAGCGCCCGAAGCTGCTGCTGCTCGACGAGCCGATGTCCGCGCTCGACAAGAAGATCCGCCAGAAGACCCAGCTCGAACTCGTGAACATCATCGAGAAGGTCGACGTGACCTGCGTGATGGTCACGCACGACCAGGAAGAGGCGATGACGATGGCGAGCCGCCTCGCGGTGATGAGCGAAGGCAGGATCGTACAGATCGGCTCGCCCGGCGAAGTGTACGAATTCCCGAACAGCCGCTTCTCGGCCGAATTCATCGGCTCGACGAACCTGTTCGAAGGGCGTGTCGTCGAGGACGAGCCCGATCACATCTTCGTCGAAAGCGACGACCTGGAAGCACGCATGTACGTGAGCCACGGCGTGACCGGCCCGCTCGGGATGCCGGTCGGCATCTCGGTGCGCCCGGAGCGCGTGCACGTATCGCGCGACAAACCGGGTTCGAAGCACAACTGGGCGCGCGGCGTCGTCACCGATATCGCATACATGGGCAGCTACTCGCTGTATCACGTGCGCTTGCCGAGCGGCAAGACGGTCGTGTCGAATCTGTCGAGCTCGCACCTGATGACCGACAGTGCGCCCTCCTGGAACGACGACGTGTTCGTGTCGTGGTCGCCGGCCAGCGGCGTCGTGCTGACGCAATGA
- a CDS encoding aldehyde dehydrogenase produces the protein MNKLTLADWQDKAASLEIEGRAFIDGALRDAHGGKTFDCVSPIDGRVLAKVAECGEADVNAAVAAARRAFDAGVWAGLNPRARKAVLLRWAALMHEHLDELSLLETLDAGKPIGDTTTVDVPGAAYCVEWFAEAIDKVGGEVAPADHHLVGLVTREPVGVVAAVVPWNFPILMAAWKFGPALAAGNSVVLKPSEKSPLTAIRVAQLAYEAGIPAGVFNVVPGAGEPGKLLALHRDVDCIAFTGSTAVGKLIMQYAAQSNLKRAWLELGGKSPNIVLPDCPDLDRAAQAAAGAIFYNMGEMCTAGSRLLVHRDIKDVFIEKLVAAARAYVPGNPLDPSVSMGAIVDGIQLERVLGYIEAGRSEGRLVTGGARVKAETGGFYVEPTVFEVKPDAKIAREEIFGPVLSVIVFDDVDEAVRIANDTEYGLAAAVWTSNLTTAHDVSRRLRAGTVWVNCYDEGGDMNFPFGGYKQSGNGRDKSLHALEKYTELKSTLIRLR, from the coding sequence ATGAACAAGTTGACTTTGGCTGACTGGCAGGACAAGGCGGCGTCGCTCGAGATCGAAGGGCGCGCATTCATCGACGGCGCGTTGCGCGACGCGCACGGCGGCAAGACGTTCGACTGCGTGAGCCCGATCGACGGCCGCGTGCTGGCGAAGGTCGCCGAATGCGGCGAAGCCGACGTGAACGCGGCGGTGGCGGCCGCGCGCCGCGCGTTCGACGCGGGCGTGTGGGCCGGCCTGAACCCGCGTGCGCGCAAGGCAGTGCTGCTGCGCTGGGCCGCGCTGATGCACGAGCATCTCGACGAGCTGTCGCTGCTCGAGACGCTCGACGCGGGCAAGCCGATCGGCGACACGACGACGGTCGACGTGCCGGGCGCCGCATATTGCGTCGAGTGGTTTGCGGAAGCGATCGACAAGGTCGGCGGCGAAGTCGCACCGGCCGATCATCACCTCGTCGGCCTCGTCACGCGCGAGCCGGTCGGCGTGGTGGCGGCCGTCGTGCCGTGGAACTTCCCGATCCTGATGGCCGCATGGAAGTTTGGCCCCGCGCTCGCGGCCGGCAACAGCGTGGTGCTGAAGCCGTCGGAGAAATCGCCGCTGACCGCGATCCGCGTCGCGCAGCTCGCGTACGAAGCCGGCATCCCGGCAGGCGTGTTCAACGTCGTGCCGGGCGCGGGCGAACCCGGCAAGCTGCTCGCGCTGCATCGCGACGTCGACTGCATCGCGTTCACCGGCTCGACGGCGGTCGGCAAGCTGATCATGCAGTACGCCGCGCAGTCGAATCTGAAGCGCGCATGGCTCGAACTCGGCGGCAAGTCGCCGAACATCGTGCTGCCCGATTGTCCCGATCTCGATCGCGCTGCGCAGGCTGCGGCCGGCGCGATCTTCTACAACATGGGCGAGATGTGCACGGCCGGCTCGCGGCTGCTCGTGCATCGCGACATCAAGGACGTATTCATCGAGAAGCTCGTGGCGGCCGCGCGGGCTTACGTGCCCGGCAATCCGCTCGATCCGTCGGTGTCGATGGGCGCGATCGTCGACGGCATCCAGCTCGAGCGCGTGCTCGGTTATATCGAGGCGGGGCGCAGCGAAGGCAGGCTCGTCACGGGTGGTGCGCGCGTGAAGGCGGAGACGGGCGGCTTCTATGTCGAGCCGACGGTGTTCGAGGTGAAGCCCGACGCGAAGATCGCGCGCGAGGAGATCTTCGGGCCCGTGCTGTCGGTGATCGTGTTCGACGACGTCGACGAGGCCGTGCGGATCGCTAACGACACCGAATACGGGCTGGCCGCGGCCGTATGGACGTCGAACCTGACGACCGCGCACGACGTGTCGCGCCGGCTGCGCGCGGGCACGGTGTGGGTGAACTGCTACGACGAGGGCGGCGACATGAACTTCCCGTTCGGCGGCTACAAGCAGTCGGGCAACGGCCGCGACAAGTCGCTGCATGCGCTCGAGAAGTACACCGAGCTGAAGTCGACGCTGATCCGGCTGCGCTGA
- a CDS encoding aspartate aminotransferase family protein has protein sequence MTYRNESAWIQPAAPAAAPRATQARSTAEYRALDAAHHIHPFSDMGALNRAGSRVIVKADGVYLWDSDGNKVIDGMAGLWCVNVGYGRKELADAAYRQLQELPFYNTFFKTTHPPVIELSAMLAEVTPAGFNHFFYCNSGSEGNDTVLRLVHQYWRVQGKPQKKYVISRKNGYHGSTIAGATLGGMGYMHEQMPSKVEHIVHIDQPYFFGEAQPGETLEAFGLARAQQLEAKILELGAENVAAFIGEPFQGAGGVIFPPSTYWPEIQRICRKYDILLAADEVIGGFGRTGEWFAHQHFGFEPDLITMAKGLTSGYVPMGAVGIHERVARPIIDNGEFNHGLTYSGHPVAAAVAVANLKLLRDEGIVERVKSDTGPYFQALMRETFARHPIVGEVHGHGLVASLQLAEAPAERRRFANGGDVGTICRDFCFNGNLIMRATGDRMLLSPPLVISRQEIDELVSKAKKAVDATAQQLGIS, from the coding sequence ATGACTTACCGCAACGAATCTGCCTGGATCCAGCCGGCCGCGCCGGCCGCCGCGCCGCGCGCGACGCAGGCACGCTCGACCGCCGAATACCGCGCGCTCGACGCCGCGCACCACATCCACCCGTTCTCGGACATGGGCGCGCTGAACCGCGCGGGCAGCCGCGTGATCGTGAAGGCCGACGGCGTCTACCTGTGGGACTCGGACGGCAACAAGGTCATCGACGGGATGGCCGGCCTCTGGTGCGTGAACGTCGGCTACGGCCGCAAGGAACTCGCCGACGCCGCGTATCGCCAGCTGCAGGAACTGCCGTTCTACAACACCTTCTTCAAGACGACGCACCCGCCGGTGATCGAACTGTCGGCAATGCTCGCGGAAGTGACGCCCGCCGGCTTCAACCACTTCTTCTACTGCAACAGCGGCTCGGAAGGCAACGACACCGTGCTGCGCCTCGTGCACCAGTACTGGCGCGTGCAGGGCAAGCCGCAGAAGAAGTACGTGATCTCGCGCAAGAACGGCTACCACGGCTCGACGATCGCGGGCGCCACGCTCGGCGGCATGGGCTACATGCACGAGCAGATGCCGTCGAAGGTCGAGCACATCGTGCACATCGACCAGCCGTATTTCTTCGGCGAAGCACAGCCGGGCGAAACGCTCGAGGCGTTCGGCCTCGCGCGTGCGCAGCAGCTCGAAGCGAAGATTCTCGAACTCGGCGCGGAGAACGTCGCGGCGTTCATCGGCGAGCCGTTCCAGGGCGCGGGCGGCGTGATCTTCCCGCCGTCGACGTACTGGCCGGAAATCCAGCGGATCTGCCGCAAGTACGACATCCTGCTGGCGGCCGACGAAGTGATCGGCGGCTTCGGCCGCACCGGCGAATGGTTCGCACACCAGCACTTCGGCTTCGAGCCGGACCTGATCACGATGGCGAAGGGCCTCACGTCGGGTTATGTGCCGATGGGCGCGGTCGGCATTCACGAGCGTGTTGCACGCCCGATCATCGACAACGGCGAATTCAACCACGGCCTCACGTACTCGGGCCATCCGGTGGCCGCGGCCGTCGCGGTCGCGAACCTGAAGCTGCTGCGCGACGAAGGGATCGTCGAGCGCGTGAAGAGCGACACGGGCCCGTACTTCCAGGCGCTGATGCGCGAAACCTTCGCGCGTCACCCGATCGTCGGCGAAGTGCACGGTCACGGCCTCGTCGCGAGCCTGCAGCTCGCCGAAGCGCCGGCCGAACGCCGCCGCTTCGCGAACGGCGGCGACGTCGGCACGATCTGCCGCGACTTCTGCTTCAACGGCAACCTGATCATGCGTGCGACCGGCGACCGGATGCTGCTGTCGCCGCCGCTCGTGATCTCGCGTCAGGAAATCGATGAACTCGTGTCGAAGGCGAAGAAGGCCGTCGATGCAACCGCCCAGCAACTGGGTATTTCGTAA
- a CDS encoding cupredoxin domain-containing protein produces the protein MNRFALGFAAVLLGASAATAFAADDVVNLTLKDHKFSPDGVTIPAGKKVKFVVKNLDATPAEFESDDFKAEKVIPAGKSAEILVGPLKAGTYEFHDEYHEAQSKTHLTVK, from the coding sequence ATGAACCGTTTCGCACTGGGTTTCGCCGCTGTCCTGCTGGGCGCGTCGGCCGCCACCGCATTCGCCGCCGACGACGTCGTCAACCTGACGCTGAAGGACCACAAGTTTTCGCCCGATGGCGTGACGATTCCGGCCGGCAAGAAAGTGAAGTTCGTCGTGAAGAACCTCGATGCGACGCCCGCGGAATTCGAGAGCGACGACTTCAAGGCCGAGAAGGTGATTCCCGCCGGCAAGTCGGCCGAGATCCTGGTCGGGCCGCTGAAGGCCGGTACCTACGAGTTTCACGACGAGTATCACGAAGCGCAGTCGAAGACCCACCTGACCGTCAAGTAA
- a CDS encoding heavy-metal-associated domain-containing protein: MEFEVQDMTCGGCANAITRAVTAADPAAKLDIDVAAKIVKVESAQGAERVQSIIEAAGFHPALRTA; the protein is encoded by the coding sequence ATGGAATTCGAAGTCCAGGACATGACCTGCGGCGGCTGCGCCAATGCAATCACGCGCGCGGTGACGGCCGCCGATCCCGCCGCGAAGCTCGACATCGACGTCGCGGCAAAGATCGTCAAGGTCGAATCGGCGCAAGGCGCCGAGCGCGTGCAGTCGATCATCGAAGCCGCCGGCTTCCACCCCGCGCTGCGCACCGCATAA
- a CDS encoding glutamine synthetase family protein produces MQDIESFLKQHRITEVEAIIPDMAGIARGKITPRNKFTSGESMRLPQAVMVQTVTGEYPEDGSLTGVTDPDMVCVPDESTIRLIPWAVDPTAQVIHDCVHFDGSPVEISPRYVLRRVLELYKAKGWKPVVAPELEFYLVDMNKDPDLPLRPPVGRTGRPETGRQSYSIEAVNEFDPLFEDIYEYCEAQNLDIDTLIHEVGAAQMEINFMHGDALSLADQVFLFKRTVREAALRHNMYATFMAKPMEDEPGSAMHVHQSIVDEETGQNLFTSQETGGATSMFYNYLAGLQKYTPALMPIFAPYINSYRRLSRFMAAPINVQWGYDNRTVGFRIPHSGPSARRIENRIPGVDCNPYLALAATLAAGYLGMTQRLEPTEPLVSDGYDLPYQLPRNLEEGLTLMAACEPLGEILGHKFLKAYFALKETEYEAFFRVISSWERRHLLLHV; encoded by the coding sequence ATGCAAGACATCGAAAGTTTTCTGAAGCAACACCGGATCACCGAAGTCGAGGCGATCATTCCCGACATGGCCGGCATCGCGCGCGGCAAGATCACGCCGCGCAACAAGTTCACGTCCGGCGAGTCGATGCGGCTGCCGCAGGCCGTGATGGTGCAGACCGTCACCGGCGAATATCCGGAAGACGGCTCGCTGACCGGCGTGACCGATCCCGACATGGTGTGCGTGCCCGACGAGTCGACCATCCGCCTGATCCCGTGGGCCGTCGATCCGACCGCGCAGGTGATCCACGACTGCGTGCACTTCGACGGCTCGCCGGTCGAGATCTCGCCGCGCTACGTGCTGCGCCGCGTGCTCGAGCTGTACAAGGCGAAGGGCTGGAAGCCCGTGGTCGCACCGGAGCTCGAGTTCTATCTGGTCGACATGAACAAGGACCCCGACCTGCCGCTGCGCCCACCGGTCGGCCGCACGGGCCGCCCCGAAACGGGCCGCCAGTCGTATTCGATCGAGGCCGTCAACGAGTTCGATCCGCTGTTCGAGGACATCTACGAGTACTGCGAAGCACAGAACCTCGACATCGACACGCTGATCCACGAAGTCGGCGCCGCGCAGATGGAGATCAACTTCATGCACGGCGACGCGCTGTCGCTGGCCGACCAGGTGTTCCTGTTCAAGCGCACGGTGCGCGAGGCCGCGCTGCGTCACAACATGTACGCGACGTTCATGGCCAAGCCGATGGAAGACGAGCCGGGTTCGGCGATGCACGTGCACCAGAGCATCGTCGACGAGGAAACGGGCCAGAACCTGTTCACGTCGCAGGAAACCGGCGGCGCGACGTCGATGTTCTACAACTACCTCGCGGGGCTGCAGAAGTACACGCCGGCGCTGATGCCGATCTTCGCGCCATACATCAACTCGTATCGCCGGCTGTCGCGCTTCATGGCCGCGCCGATCAACGTGCAGTGGGGCTACGACAACCGCACGGTCGGCTTCCGCATCCCGCACTCGGGCCCGTCGGCGCGCCGCATCGAGAACCGCATCCCGGGCGTCGACTGCAACCCGTATCTCGCGCTCGCCGCGACGCTCGCGGCCGGCTACCTCGGCATGACGCAGCGCCTGGAGCCGACCGAGCCGCTCGTCAGCGACGGCTACGACCTGCCGTACCAGCTGCCGCGCAACCTCGAGGAAGGGCTGACGCTGATGGCCGCGTGCGAGCCGCTCGGCGAGATCCTCGGCCACAAGTTCCTGAAGGCGTATTTCGCGCTGAAGGAAACCGAATACGAAGCGTTCTTCCGCGTGATCAGCTCGTGGGAACGCCGCCATCTGCTGCTGCACGTCTAA
- a CDS encoding FTR1 family iron permease, translating to MLSTALIVFREVLEAALVVSIVMAATKGVPRRGWWVGGGLVGGVVGAGLIAAFADVISQWASGMGQEVFNAGVMFVATLMLAWHCIWMSRHGREMALHMGEVGRAVAAGSRPLTGLAIVVGVAVLREGSEAVLFLYGIAAGDPGQTPQMIAGGLLGVLGGAGLGYAMYAGLLQIPLKRLFSVTNGLIVLLAAGMASQCVGFLLAAGLVPSWGDAIWDTSWLLKESSIVGKALHTLIGYTARPAGIQIAAYVATLAAIVVLTRLVGRPQATMRPPRPVV from the coding sequence ATGCTGTCTACCGCGCTGATTGTCTTTCGTGAAGTGCTCGAGGCCGCGCTGGTGGTCTCGATCGTGATGGCCGCCACGAAGGGCGTGCCGCGGCGCGGCTGGTGGGTCGGCGGCGGGCTCGTCGGCGGCGTGGTCGGCGCGGGCCTGATCGCGGCGTTCGCCGACGTGATCTCGCAGTGGGCGTCCGGCATGGGGCAGGAGGTATTCAACGCGGGCGTGATGTTCGTCGCGACGCTGATGCTGGCCTGGCACTGCATCTGGATGAGCCGGCACGGCCGCGAGATGGCGCTGCACATGGGCGAAGTCGGCCGGGCCGTCGCGGCCGGCAGCCGGCCGCTGACGGGGCTGGCGATCGTGGTCGGCGTCGCGGTGCTGCGCGAAGGCTCCGAGGCCGTGCTGTTCCTGTACGGCATCGCCGCGGGCGATCCGGGGCAGACGCCGCAGATGATCGCCGGCGGGCTGCTCGGCGTGCTCGGCGGCGCCGGGCTCGGTTATGCGATGTATGCGGGACTGCTGCAGATTCCGCTGAAGCGCCTGTTCTCCGTCACCAACGGGCTGATCGTGCTGCTGGCGGCCGGGATGGCGAGCCAGTGCGTCGGTTTCCTGCTGGCGGCCGGCCTCGTGCCGTCGTGGGGCGACGCGATCTGGGACACGTCGTGGCTGCTCAAGGAGTCGAGCATCGTCGGCAAGGCGCTGCATACGCTGATCGGCTATACCGCGCGTCCGGCGGGCATCCAGATCGCCGCGTACGTCGCGACGCTGGCGGCGATCGTCGTGCTGACGCGGCTCGTCGGTCGTCCGCAGGCGACGATGAGGCCGCCGCGGCCTGTCGTGTGA
- a CDS encoding cupin domain-containing protein: MSTEVAERLRFVRNKHGLSQRELAKRAGVTNGTISLIEQGRVSPSVGSLKKLLECIPMSLAEFFTFELVESRTVVSRRDEMPNLGNDTLAFHLVGASVKDRNMCILREIYQPHADTGPEMLVHAGHEGGVVVSGRLELTVDGATWLLDPGDGYYFESRLPHRFRNPSAEQICEVVSANSPATF, encoded by the coding sequence ATGTCCACCGAAGTCGCCGAGCGCCTGCGTTTCGTGCGCAACAAGCATGGCCTGTCGCAGCGCGAACTCGCGAAGCGCGCCGGCGTGACCAACGGCACGATCTCGCTGATCGAACAGGGCCGCGTGAGCCCGTCGGTCGGCTCGCTGAAGAAGCTGCTCGAATGCATCCCGATGAGTCTCGCGGAGTTCTTCACGTTCGAGCTCGTCGAATCGCGCACGGTCGTATCGCGTCGCGACGAGATGCCGAACCTCGGCAACGACACGCTCGCGTTTCATCTGGTCGGCGCGAGCGTGAAGGATCGCAACATGTGCATCCTGCGCGAGATCTACCAGCCGCATGCCGATACGGGGCCCGAGATGCTCGTGCACGCGGGGCACGAGGGCGGCGTCGTCGTGTCGGGCCGGCTCGAGCTGACCGTCGACGGCGCGACGTGGCTGCTCGACCCCGGAGACGGCTACTACTTCGAAAGCCGTTTGCCGCACCGTTTTCGCAATCCCAGCGCGGAACAGATCTGCGAGGTCGTCTCGGCCAATTCGCCGGCAACCTTCTGA
- a CDS encoding helix-turn-helix domain-containing protein: protein MAKSRFKSDATEAIHSAASGLYRASLIDKKTMREYDDLCIEAAPQFDPQAIARIRKSVNVSQSVFALYLNTTTSTIRQWEQGDKRPSGIAARMLQIVEKHGLEVFS from the coding sequence ATGGCCAAGAGTCGATTCAAGAGCGACGCAACGGAGGCGATCCACAGCGCCGCGTCGGGCCTCTATCGTGCGAGCCTGATCGACAAGAAGACGATGCGCGAATACGACGATCTCTGCATCGAAGCCGCCCCGCAGTTCGATCCGCAAGCGATCGCCCGCATCCGCAAATCCGTCAACGTCAGCCAGAGCGTGTTCGCGCTCTACCTGAATACGACGACGTCGACGATCCGCCAATGGGAACAGGGCGACAAACGGCCGAGCGGCATCGCCGCGCGGATGCTCCAGATCGTCGAGAAACACGGGCTCGAGGTGTTCTCCTGA
- a CDS encoding ABC transporter permease subunit — protein MRTSASTPSAPVSTCAASTSAGRSRPGRFAALSRFLPSGRSVAIGVPFLWLAVFFALPFVLVLKISFADQVMGIPPYTSLVEFKDGVVHFALQLSHYAFLLKDDLYIATYLSSLKMAAVSTVLCLLIGYPMAYYIARAEPNRRNVLMMAVMLPFWTSFLIRVYAWIGILKDDGLLNHTLIALGIIHTPLRLYHSDAGVYIGMVYSYLPFMVMPLYAHLVKMDLTLLEAAYDLGAKPWVAFTRITLPLSKNGIIAGSLLVFIPAVGEYVIPELLGGADTLMIGRVMWDEFFNNMDWPMASAVTVAMVMLLLVPMALFQYYQVKELEDAK, from the coding sequence ATGAGAACCTCCGCTTCCACTCCGTCCGCGCCGGTGTCGACCTGCGCCGCGAGCACCAGCGCCGGCCGGTCGCGTCCGGGCCGCTTCGCCGCGCTGTCGCGCTTCCTGCCGTCGGGCCGCAGCGTCGCGATCGGCGTGCCGTTCCTGTGGCTCGCGGTCTTCTTCGCGCTGCCGTTCGTGCTGGTGCTGAAGATCAGCTTCGCCGATCAGGTGATGGGCATTCCGCCGTACACGTCGCTCGTCGAGTTCAAGGACGGCGTCGTGCACTTCGCGCTGCAGCTGTCGCACTATGCGTTCCTGCTGAAGGACGACCTGTACATCGCGACCTACCTCAGCTCGCTGAAGATGGCCGCCGTGTCGACGGTGCTGTGCCTGCTGATCGGTTATCCGATGGCGTACTACATCGCGCGCGCCGAGCCGAACCGGCGCAACGTGCTGATGATGGCCGTGATGCTGCCGTTCTGGACGTCGTTCCTGATCCGCGTTTACGCATGGATCGGCATCCTGAAGGATGACGGCCTGCTGAACCACACGCTGATCGCGCTCGGCATCATCCACACGCCGCTGCGGCTGTACCACAGCGATGCTGGCGTCTACATCGGGATGGTCTATTCGTACCTGCCGTTCATGGTGATGCCGCTGTACGCGCACCTCGTGAAGATGGACCTCACGCTGCTCGAAGCCGCGTACGACCTGGGTGCCAAACCGTGGGTCGCATTCACGCGGATCACGCTGCCGCTGTCGAAGAACGGGATCATCGCAGGCAGCCTGCTGGTGTTCATCCCGGCGGTCGGCGAGTACGTGATTCCGGAGCTGCTCGGCGGCGCCGACACGCTGATGATCGGCCGCGTGATGTGGGATGAATTCTTCAACAACATGGACTGGCCGATGGCGTCCGCGGTGACGGTCGCGATGGTGATGCTGCTGCTGGTGCCGATGGCGCTGTTCCAGTACTACCAGGTCAAGGAACTGGAGGACGCGAAATGA
- a CDS encoding gamma-glutamyl-gamma-aminobutyrate hydrolase family protein, translated as MERKPLVGITADHTQIGAHASHTVGDKYVAAIVDGAQALAMVLPALGERQSADDILDTVDGLLFTGSYSNVEPHLYGGEPSAPGTKHDPARDATTLPLLRAAIAAGVPVLAVCRGFQELNVVYGGTLHQRVHEVPGLADHREDNAAPMDTQYGPAHVVHLTPGGKLHALAGGRDEVRVNSLHQQGIAQLGSGLAVEAVAPDGLIEAVSVVDAPAFALAVQWHPEWRHAQDPLSSAIFRAFGDACRVRRTARTRATAAAALA; from the coding sequence ATGGAAAGGAAACCCCTCGTCGGCATCACCGCCGACCACACGCAAATCGGCGCACACGCGTCGCATACGGTCGGCGACAAATATGTCGCCGCGATCGTCGACGGCGCGCAGGCGCTCGCGATGGTGCTGCCCGCGCTCGGCGAGCGCCAGTCGGCTGACGACATCCTCGACACGGTCGACGGCTTGTTGTTTACCGGCAGCTACTCGAACGTCGAGCCGCACCTGTACGGCGGCGAGCCGAGCGCACCCGGCACGAAGCACGATCCGGCTCGCGATGCGACGACGCTGCCGCTGCTGCGCGCGGCGATCGCCGCAGGCGTGCCGGTGCTCGCCGTCTGCCGCGGCTTCCAGGAGCTGAACGTCGTCTACGGCGGCACGCTGCATCAGCGCGTGCACGAAGTGCCGGGCCTCGCCGATCACCGCGAGGACAACGCCGCGCCGATGGACACGCAATACGGCCCCGCACACGTCGTGCACCTGACGCCCGGCGGCAAGCTGCATGCGCTCGCCGGCGGCCGCGATGAAGTGCGTGTGAACTCGCTGCACCAGCAGGGCATCGCGCAGCTCGGCTCCGGCCTCGCCGTCGAGGCCGTCGCGCCGGACGGCCTGATCGAGGCCGTCAGCGTCGTCGATGCCCCGGCTTTCGCACTCGCCGTGCAATGGCACCCGGAATGGCGGCATGCGCAGGATCCGCTGTCGAGCGCGATCTTCCGCGCCTTCGGCGACGCCTGCCGCGTCCGCCGCACTGCCCGCACGCGCGCCACGGCCGCCGCCGCGCTCGCCTGA
- a CDS encoding polyamine ABC transporter substrate-binding protein yields the protein MRACFLRQACSVAALAAAAAFTSVASPSARADELNVYNWSDYIAPDTIPNFQKQTGIHVKYDNYDSDDTLQAKLLAGSSGYDIVVPTSNYMAKQIQAGVYQKLDKSKIPNLANLDPLLMKMISDADPGNQYGVPWAYGTDGIGYNVQAVKKALGDNAPVDSWALVFDPANMAKLKGCGVSFLDQAVDVFAATLQYMGKDPNSKNPGDYQAAFEVLKKVRPYITQFNSSGYINDLANNDVCVALGWSGDIGIAHRRSSEAKRSYDIKFSNPKEGGLLWFDVMVIPKDAPHPEAALKWINYVSDAKVNAAITNTVFYPTANKAAHQFVTPAVAQDPTVYPPEDVLKKMVLMKPMPADILRLENRLWAQLKTGH from the coding sequence ATGCGTGCCTGCTTTCTTCGCCAAGCCTGTTCCGTTGCCGCCCTCGCCGCCGCGGCAGCGTTCACGTCGGTCGCCAGCCCGTCGGCGCGTGCCGACGAGCTGAATGTCTACAACTGGTCCGACTACATCGCACCGGACACGATCCCGAACTTCCAGAAGCAGACGGGCATCCACGTCAAGTACGACAACTACGACAGCGACGATACGCTGCAGGCGAAGCTGCTTGCCGGCAGTTCGGGCTACGACATCGTCGTGCCGACGTCGAACTACATGGCCAAGCAGATCCAGGCCGGCGTGTACCAGAAGCTCGACAAGTCGAAGATCCCGAACCTCGCGAACCTCGACCCGCTGCTGATGAAGATGATCTCCGACGCCGATCCGGGCAACCAGTACGGCGTCCCCTGGGCCTACGGCACGGACGGCATCGGCTACAACGTGCAGGCAGTGAAGAAAGCGCTCGGCGACAACGCGCCCGTCGACAGCTGGGCACTGGTGTTCGATCCGGCCAACATGGCGAAGCTGAAGGGCTGCGGCGTATCGTTCCTCGACCAGGCCGTCGACGTGTTCGCCGCCACGCTGCAGTACATGGGCAAGGATCCGAACAGCAAGAACCCCGGCGACTACCAGGCTGCATTCGAAGTCCTGAAGAAAGTCCGCCCGTACATCACCCAGTTCAACTCGTCCGGCTACATCAACGACCTCGCGAACAACGACGTGTGCGTCGCGCTCGGCTGGTCGGGCGACATCGGCATCGCGCACCGCCGCTCGTCGGAAGCGAAGCGCTCGTACGACATCAAGTTCTCGAACCCGAAGGAAGGCGGTCTGCTGTGGTTCGACGTGATGGTGATCCCGAAGGATGCGCCGCACCCCGAGGCCGCGCTGAAGTGGATCAACTACGTCTCCGACGCGAAGGTCAACGCGGCGATCACCAACACGGTGTTCTACCCGACCGCGAACAAGGCCGCGCACCAGTTCGTCACGCCGGCCGTCGCGCAGGACCCGACCGTCTATCCGCCTGAAGACGTGCTGAAGAAGATGGTGCTGATGAAGCCGATGCCGGCCGACATCCTGCGCCTCGAGAACCGTCTGTGGGCGCAGCTGAAAACCGGCCACTGA